GATAGAAGGGATGCTCTGAAGATGTATTTCAAGGATTTTTCTTGCTGTAGGCTCGTCATCGACTATTATCGATTTAATAGGAAAGTTCATAGGATGTTGTTTTTGAGGTTTGGAGAGTTAGGTTGATGTGAAAATACTGTTCTTGAAGGTTATTTTCAATGATTAGATGATGACGATCCGGATATAATATTTTCAGTCTTTGCCTAATATTATTCAATCCAAGTCCTCCAGATTGTGATGATTCATGTTGAATATGATAGGTGTTCTTAACGTTGAAATTGATTTCTTTTTGATCCACTCTAAGCTCAATCCATACTTTTAATTTATTTCCGACTTTTCGACCATGTTTAAAAGCATTTTCTATAAATGGAATGAACAGCATGGGAGAAACCATGCATTCATTATTAAGCATATCGAAATTGTGAGAAATATCCAGGCTATCTTCTAGTCTGATTTTTTCAAGCTCTATATAATTTGCCAAATGCTCGGTCTCCAACGAGATAGGGACCTCAGGCTTGTCTATTTGATAAAGCATATAGTCTAGAAGTCCCGAAAGCCTTAATATCAGATCAGGTGTTTCATCAGCTCTTTGCAAAGCGAATCCATAAATGGAGTTCAGCGTGTTGAAAAGAAAATGCGGATTGATCTGCATTTTAAGATACTTCAGTTCTTGTTTCTTTAGCTTCAGTTGAGCTTTAAGCATTTCTTGTTCCTGTTTCTTTCGTTCATTTTCGGTGTGAAGGTAATTTTTAAACAGATAGTAAATAGAGACTATCAGCACAATAAAATAAACGCTTGCGCAGACCACAAAATAACTTTTACTGAAGTTGGGGAGGGAGGAAAACGAGCCATTTGAGAGAATCATTAATGCTCCGAAAATGGAAAGCAATATGAAGTTGGTCGAGATAATTATACTGTAACAAGAGTAAAGGGCGAATTTGGCGTATTTTTTTAGCAACAGGTATCTGGGTATGAGGAATAGACCAAAGAAATAGCTAGTCAGTATTGTGATAGGCATTAATAGGGTGGAGAATTGAAATATATAATACAGGTCTTCATTTTTATAGGAAAAAAATTGAATATAAAAACCCAGAACACCTACCCAAAATAGGCTGTGAAGTATTGGTTTTTTGATAGAGTTAAGGCTTTTGAGCATAATATGTTTCTGAGAATTTAGTTTTTATTAAATTGTGAAAAAATATTGTTACTTACACGTTTTTGAGACAGAATACACTTTTCGTTAGACGAATGACTGCAATTAATTTCTGAATAGCTTAGTCGATTAAAATTGGTTAAAAGTAGTTCATACAGCTTCGTTTGTCGCAAAATAAATTTAGTTGATTTCAAAATCTGTAATCTTGGGCATGTTTAATTTTTAAAATAACAAGAAAATGAATTTAATTATCGAAGGAGGAGTAATCTTCACAGGTCCAATTACATTGATTATGATTTCAATTGTCGTTTTATGCGTGTATGCGATGATGAAAAAAGAGTCGTTGGTTAAAGTCAGTCGATTGATTCATCAGTTAAGCTTGTTCGTGTTAGCTTTTGGTTTTTTTGGGCAGATGCTAGGGCTTTATGAAGCATTTAAGACTATTTCAGCGGTAGGTTCTGTTTCTCCGCAGATTATGTTCGCCGGTTTGAGAGTGTCATCGATTTCTCCGATGATGGGAGTTTTTACTTATTTGTTGGCTAGAATAGCGGTGATGATTCTTGAGAATCAGC
The Aureibacter tunicatorum DNA segment above includes these coding regions:
- a CDS encoding sensor histidine kinase produces the protein MLKAQLKLKKQELKYLKMQINPHFLFNTLNSIYGFALQRADETPDLILRLSGLLDYMLYQIDKPEVPISLETEHLANYIELEKIRLEDSLDISHNFDMLNNECMVSPMLFIPFIENAFKHGRKVGNKLKVWIELRVDQKEINFNVKNTYHIQHESSQSGGLGLNNIRQRLKILYPDRHHLIIENNLQEQYFHINLTLQTSKTTSYELSY